The genomic region gccgGGCtggctcccatccctgcccccaGGAGaggccctgagctgcagctgtgcccacctgccagcccctggctcTCTGGACCTGCACGACACGGCCCTGCTGCTGGTCTCCCTCTGCCCCCAAGGACCAAtcctccccagggaggaggaCAAGAGAGGGATGGCCTCTCCTGCGGACCACGGAGAGGGGATGTTTAGGGACATTCCTtgctcccagagccctgcctcTGGGCCTGGGCCAGCCGTGCCTGCAGAGGGAGTGGTGGCCTCCCCGCGGCTGTGCCTGAAGGGGTGCTCACCATCTACCCAGGGGAACAGGGGCATGGGGTCCAGTTCCAGGCAAGCTCCATGCCTGAAATCcgtatttatttgtatttattgtgAGCGGCCCCCAGCTCCAGTGGGACCCTCTGACGTCAGGGACTGGACCTCCCGGATCCACCCCGTCCCTGGCAATCCACACTCCATCCCtggccccaggagctgggggtcGGCATGGGGCTGCCTTCCCGGTGCTGTCATCCCCGGTGCGCAGagtgctgctggtgcccagggaGTGCTGAGGTGTCCCCGGTGCTGCCCTTGTTGCTCAGGTTCTTTTTCCAAAGGGCAGCGGCAGCCTTGCCCCCCCTTGCCCCCGCCACCGGCGGCAGCAGGAAGGTCCGGGGCTGGGGCTCTGTCCCGGGCCCGGCCGTGCCGCCACCGCCGCCCTCGCCGCCGTTTTGTACCAATAAAGGAGCAGCGCGATGCCCGTGTGCCGCCTCCTGCTGCCGCCGGACCGGGGCGGGCGGTGCGGGCTGTCCCTGGGGCCGGGCGGGCTCTGCCCTATACCGGGCGGGCCGTACCGTGTACCGGGTGtcgccgggccgggctgtgccctgtaccgggccgggccgcgccccGTACCGGGCGTCGCCGGGCCGTACCGTGTACCGGGTGTCGCCGGGCCGGGCTGTACCCTGTACCGGGCGTCGCCGGGCCGTACCCTGTACCGGCTGTCGCCGGGCGGGCCGTGCCCCGTACCGGGTCACGGGCGGCGCCTGCGCAGAGCGGCGGCGGAAGCGGCGGCGGGCAGGCCCGTGGCGGCGGGGCAGGCCCGTGGCGGTCGCTGCCGCGTCCCGTCCGACCCCGCGACCCTCGGCGCGGCCATGGCGGAGCCCCCGCGGCCGCAGCGGAAGCTGTCCCGGGTCGGGGAGAGCCTGTACCgcgtgctggggctgcagaaggGCAGCTCCCCCGAGGAGATCAAGAAGGCCTACCGGTACGGGGGGGTCCGCGGGGCCGTCCCGGGAGCCCAGGCATGAGGGGCCGTCCCGCCAGCGCGGCCGGGGTCTCGTCCCGGTGGCCAGGGTCGGTTCCAGGAAGCGAGGTTGTGAGCCTATGCCGGGAGTCCCGGCTCCATGCAGGGGTGTGGGCTGTccggggcagcggggctgtgagcCCATACCGGGGGTCCTGGCTCCATGCAGGGGTGTGCGCTGTctgggcagcggggctgtgaccCCATACCGGGGATCCCGTGGGCTGTCtcgggcagcggggctgtgagcCCATACCGGGGATCCTGTGGGGTGTGGGCTGTCtcgggcagcggggctgtgagcCCATACTGGGGGTCCTGGTTCCATGGCGGGGCTGTGAGCCCATCCCGGGGGTCCCCCCGCTGCACCCACAGGAAGCTGGCTCTCAAGTACCATCCCGACAAGAACCCCGATGACCCAGCGGCAGCCGAGCGCTTCAAGGAGATCAACAGCGCCCATGCCACGCTCAGTGATGAGGACAAGCGCCGCCTGTACGACCAGTACGGCTCCCTCGGCCTCTACGTGGCCGAGCAGTTCGGCGACGATGCTGTCCGGCACTACTTCCTCATGTCCAAGTGGTGGTTCCAGGTGAGTCTGGCATGCCTGGGGttggctgctggggctggcggGTCGGGTGAGCTCAGGGGTTTGCCctgctggcaggctggtgtTGGAGTGGGCTCTCAGGACTGGTGTGATGGGTCAGGGACTCGGGTGAGCTCACAGCACGTCTGTCCCTGAtgcaggcactggtgctgtgcTGCGGGGccctcacctgctgctgctgctgctgctgctgcttcttctgctgTGGGACGTGCTGCCAGCCCAAGGAGGATGAGTCCTACAAGTACGTGGACCCCAAGGACCTGGAGGCACAGATGCGGGCAGAGGACAGAGGTGAGTCAGGCGGGAGCACCTGTATTTGCTTTGTGGGGGCTCTGGGGTCTCCCCATGTCCCATCTCGTGTGGGGGACAGAGCTCTAGCTCAGGCCTTGGGTTCGTTTTAGCCACAGCTCTTACTTGCAGCCAGCCCTTGGTGTTTCCTGTGTGGGCCAGggctggtgacagtgacagaggGAGACACTGCATGGGCCATGGGTACAcaccttctccttccctctgaaCAAAGGCCCCCTGAACAGGCCTGAAGCTTAGAGACCCTTTGGGGCACAGAGCATGGGAAGAGCAGCTGTGCTCCAGGCCAGCTGTGTTCTGGCACTGGCCATACTGGTGTCAGTGGGGCTGGGTGGCTCCTACAGGTTCCCTTGGGGTCGGGGCACCCCAACAGGCCTCTGCAGTGGCCAGGGGTGTGGGGGCTTTGGGCTGTGGGAGCCCTTGAGGCAGTGCTGTGACATTCCTGCTCACTGGcaccacaggctggggcagaggcgCTGATGTGCAGCTTTCCTTTGCAGATCCTCAGGACCCTGTGGTAGCACAGCCCCCGCCTGCCAGCACGGAGCCGCTGCCAGCCAGCGCCAGGAGCGATGCCTGAGGCCGGCCCCACCCCGCCGGctccccagcactgggcagggatCCTCCTCCCTTGGGACTGTCACTTTCTGGGACCATGGTCCCGCCCCCCGGGCTGCCTCATCAGCCTCGGGAGGGGTAGAATCTCAGGTTAATTTGGCCAGCATCAATGCACAGGCTCCTGGGCCCCTGCTCGAGCTCCAGGGCAATGCCCCTGTGTCCAGCACTGGTGGTGGCAGTGGCCTGGAGCCCGTGCTGCCGTGGCCCCACGAGTGCCTTGCCCGTGCCCAGGTCGGGCACCGAGCACCAGGCACAAGCAGAGATGCTCCGGGCCGAGCCCTGtagctctctgtctgagaccaTTAGCACTGTAACCTCGGGGCTGGGCTAAGCccgcccctcctgcagccctcccGATGGGTGCTGGGTGCCAAACGCTGCTGTGGGCTTGGGGTGCTCCTGTGTGTAccccttccctctgccctcTGGGTTTGTCTGGGTTTTTGTGGGCACCATTAAAGGCCGACGGGAGGGAagcgtgtgtgtgtgcctgggcTCTGTCCAGGGCAGCAGGATGTGCCTCTGCCTGGTGGTTTccatgctggggctgtgctcgTGGATCCTGTGGGGTGCTGGACTCCCTGGGGTGTGGTGGGCAGGTCACGTCCTGTGTGGAGTGGCCATGTGGAGTGGAATGAATGTCACTGTCTCCTGTCCCTGACCTGGTGCcactctctgtgccctgctgctggctcccgcgggctctgctctccccactgctgctgctgcagtcccGGAGCCGTGCTCCCCGCTGCCGGCACCGCCCCTGCTCCCGCCCTGCTCCCTGCGGAGGGATGGCACCGAGGGGCACGGGGAGCCGCTTGCTCGTTCTTCCCATCTCTGGTCGGTCACTGCCTCTGCCCGCGGCTGCATGGGCTCTGCCTCACTCCCTAAATATAGCCAGGGTGCCAGGGCGAGTGAGGGTGGGGTGTCCTGGCACCAGCCCCTCCGCCTGCCCTTCGGGGGGGCTGGCACCGTGGGATCTGCGGGACCCCAGCCTCCcgcagccctgctgcctgcagagccgggCACGTTCTCCTCAGCGTgatgccagccctgcagcccctgcaccaGCCAGCCTGGTCCCCCCCGGGCCTCGGCCGCTCCTCCCGGGCAGGGATCAGCGGGTCCCGGAACGCAGCCGGTGCCGGGACCAGCCGGTCCCGAGGGAGGGCAGGAGCGGTGACTCAGTGTCACCCGACGCCGCCGACAGCTgcggccccggcggggcgggggcggctaAAATTAGCgccgggggccggggccggggccgaaaCAAAGCGGGCACCGGGCGGCCGGAGCGGAGCCGCGGGACAGGACCGGgacgggccgggccgggccgggaccGCGGCCATGAACTTCGCGGTAGGGCTGAAGCCGCTTCTGGCGGAGGCGCGGAGCATGGAGAGCCTGGAGAAGCAGCTCATCTGCCCCATCTGCCTGGAGATGTTCTCCAAGCCCGTGGtcatcctgccctgccagcacaaCCTCTGCCGCAAGTGCGCCAACGACGTTTTCCAGGTGGGAGCCGCCGGTGGGGCGGGGGGAGGCACCGGCACCTCGGTCCCGGGGACCCCAGTCCGGCGGGGCTGGCCCCGTTATCCCAGGATATCCAGGATGCCCGGCCGGCGAGGCGGAGGGGCGGGCGGCACCAGGAGCACCGGGAGCCTCTTCACGGGGGCCTGGTCTGGCCCTGGCGCCGGGAATCCGGCTCCGGGAGCAGCCGCTGGGAGCTCCTGTGGGCTGCCCCGGCTGGCGGGGACAGTGACCGGGAAGCAGGGGCCATGCATGAGCCCTGGTTTGTGTCCACACCCGGGGCCGTGCTCTTGCCCGTCTCCGTCTCTGTCTCCGTGCCTGTGGCCGCGCCCGGCTCCGCGCCGGGGGCTGTGGGGCGCAGATCCGGGGGGGTGGGAGGTGCCGGGGGTGCCGTGGTTGCGGGGGGTGCGGGGTGCTGGGGTTGCGGGGATACGGGGGTGCCGGGGGTGCTGGAGGCGGGGTGCCGGGGGTGCGGGAGGTACGGGGTGCGGGGTCTGGGGTGCGGGTGTGCCGGGTGCCGGTGGTGTGGGGGTTACTGGGGGTACGGGGGTGCCGAGGGTGCCGGTGGTGTGGGGGGTACGGGGGTGCGGGAGGTGCGAGGTGCCGGTGGTGTGGGGGGTGCTGGAGGTGCGGGGTGCCGGGGGTACGGGGGTGCCGGGGGTGCGGGGTGCTGGCGCTTGATCCCCCGCGTCCCCCCCAGGCCTCCAACCCGCTGTGGCAGTCGCGGGGCTCCAGCGCGGTGCCTTCGGGCGGGCGGTTCCGGTGCCCGTCCTGCCGGCACGAGGTGGTGCTGGACCGGCACGGGGTGTACGGACTGCAGCGGAACCTGCTTGTGGAGAATATCATCGACATCTACAAGCAGGAGTCGGCCCGGTCCGGAGGCGCGGGGACCCCGGGACGGGGCGGGGAGGGCGAGAGCTGCGGGGGGCAGCGAGCCCACCGAGAGGGCTGGGGGGGATCCCAGCAGGACCTGGGGAGTCATGGGGACCATACAGGGCCAGGGAATATCCCTGGGGCCGTGGCTGTTTCCAGGGACAGGGGTGTTTCTGGTGCCAGCAGCGTCCTGGGGCTGAAAGGTCCCTGGGAGCCAGAGGTGTCCCTAGGGCTGGGCAGGACCCCGGGCTGGTGCTGTCTCTGAAGCTGGGGTGTCTCTGGAGACCGGGGTGTCTCCCTGACGCCCCCAACGCCGTGCAGACCCCTTCATGCCAAGGCTGAGCAGCACCTCATGTGCGAGGAGCACGAGGACGAGCGGATCAACATCTACTGCCTGCGCTGCGAGGCGCCCACCTGCTCCCTGTGCAAGGTGTTCGGGGCGCACAAGGACTGCGAGGTGGCCCCGCTGCCGGCCGTCTACCAGCGACAGAAGGTGGGGGGCCCCGGGGGTTTCGGGGGGCCGGGGGTACCCCCAGAGCCACCCTCACGCCCAGCCTCACTCCCAGAGCGAGCTCAGCGATGGCATCGCCATGCTGGTGGCGGGGAACGACCGGATCCAGGCCATCATCACGCAGATGGAGGAGATCTGCCACACCATCGAGGTGGGCACCGAGGGCTCCAGCGGAGGGATGTGCTGGCACTGGGCCcgcccagccccagggccgTGCCGGGGCacacggagcagccctggcccgtCCCGCAGGAGAACAGCAGGCGGCAGAagcagcacctggggctgcGCTTCGACGCGCTCTACGGCATCCTGGAGGAGcgcaagaaggagctgctgcagagcatcGCCGCCGAGCAGGAGGCCAAGCTGCAGCGGGTCCGCGGGCTCATCCGCCAGTACGGAGACCACCTGGAGGCCTCCTCCAAGCTGGTGGAGACAGCCATCCAGGCCATGGAGGAGCCCCAGATGGCCGTGTACCTGCAGGTcctgccaggggagcaggggggctgggactgccctggggcagggtggTGGTGCCTGGGTCCCTGAGGGGCGTGGGGCTGCTCGCAGGGCTGAACAGGGGCTGTGCTCACCCAAAAGGATCTGTGGATGCCCCTGGGATGTGCAGGGGTGGACCCGTGCTGGGGGTGATGTCCAGGAGACACTGATCCCCCCTCGTTTTCCTTCACAGCACTCCAAGGAACTCCTGAAAAAGTGAGTGGGGACAACGGGGGGTGAAGGCCCTTGGCTGGaaaaggccctgcagctcccgggtgcctctgccctgcaggatcacagACATGTCCAAGGCATCAATGAGCAGCCGCCCTGAGCCCGGCTACGAGAACATGGACCACTTCTCCATCAACGTGGACTACGTGGCTGAGATGCTGAGGACCATCGAGTTCCAGACAggtgcctgccctggggaaatggctgtgctgtccccaggggcaCTGGGACTGCCTGGGgtgcccagagccccgggcagaGCCCCCTCACCACAATGCCCTCCCTGTACGGGGATCCCACACAGGACTGGGGactcccacctgcagccccacccAGGGGCCCTGGAGGGTCAGTCCTGccccaggctctcctggctcacaCACTGGGCTGGTCTCATtcctcctggggacaccctggagTGTCCTGGGGTGTCCCATgatgagggagggaggggagggagggagggagggagggagggagggagggagggagggagggagggagggagggagggagggagggagggagggagggagggaaggtcccacctgagctgtccctgcccacagagcCCCTGGGTGAGGATGAGGGGGATGGACCTGGGGATGGca from Agelaius phoeniceus isolate bAgePho1 chromosome 3, bAgePho1.hap1, whole genome shotgun sequence harbors:
- the LOC129133275 gene encoding dnaJ homolog subfamily C member 5 yields the protein MPVCRLLLPPDRGGRCGLSLGPGGLCPIPGGPYRVPGVAGPGCALYRAGPRPVPGVAGPYRVPGVAGPGCTLYRASPGRTLYRLSPGGPCPVPGHGRRLRRAAAEAAAGRPVAAGQARGGRCRVPSDPATLGAAMAEPPRPQRKLSRVGESLYRVLGLQKGSSPEEIKKAYRKLALKYHPDKNPDDPAAAERFKEINSAHATLSDEDKRRLYDQYGSLGLYVAEQFGDDAVRHYFLMSKWWFQALVLCCGALTCCCCCCCCFFCCGTCCQPKEDESYKYVDPKDLEAQMRAEDRDPQDPVVAQPPPASTEPLPASARSDA
- the TRIM54 gene encoding LOW QUALITY PROTEIN: tripartite motif-containing protein 54 (The sequence of the model RefSeq protein was modified relative to this genomic sequence to represent the inferred CDS: inserted 2 bases in 1 codon), whose protein sequence is MPALQPLHQPAWSPPGLGRSSRAGISGSRNAAGAGTSRSRGRAGAVTQCHPTPPTAAAPAGRGRLKLAPGAGAGAETKRAPGGRSGAAGQDRDGPGRAGTAAMNFAVGLKPLLAEARSMESLEKQLICPICLEMFSKPVVILPCQHNLCRKCANDVFQASNPLWQSRGSSAVPSGGRFRCPSCRHEVVLDRHGVYGLQRNLLVENIIDIYKQESARPLHAKAEQHLMCEEHEDERINIYCLRCEAPTCSLCKVFGAHKDCEVAPLPAVYQRQKVGGPGGFGGPGVPPEPPSRPASLXQSELSDGIAMLVAGNDRIQAIITQMEEICHTIEENSRRQKQHLGLRFDALYGILEERKKELLQSIAAEQEAKLQRVRGLIRQYGDHLEASSKLVETAIQAMEEPQMAVYLQHSKELLKKITDMSKASMSSRPEPGYENMDHFSINVDYVAEMLRTIEFQTEPLGEDEGDGPGDGSEAAADEDRLDSLEVPEAAEDVGPRQKPASSPHGQH